A genomic region of Macadamia integrifolia cultivar HAES 741 unplaced genomic scaffold, SCU_Mint_v3 scaffold705, whole genome shotgun sequence contains the following coding sequences:
- the LOC122069766 gene encoding polygalacturonase-1 non-catalytic subunit beta-like isoform X2, translated as MKHPILFLGLLIVAYFSDSQAENAFSHYWEEHIGLPKPPDWLIAKTSPLSLDQLTVFMKLMEKNELAFHLHSFCKQANVACSTNALVKKMTYSTTFPSIVSLNDLKRTYEGLPKETPLSIASQGGLLFFRESVVKEGNFMLIPDLRDPVSYNSFLPRSLASKIPFSFSRIVELKKLFGVVDDSNMDEYIQDTLKICEKSCIQGEQCTCATSAEDLIDFVVEKLGHHVGIWSTENVEGSYENVTIGAMNLIYGNLSEPPVLCHSQPFPFQVYFCHILQKVEVYAVDIHARKKVNHAIMACHYDTSTWNPNHLAFKLLGFGPGLIEVCHWINKNGVVWTKTLV; from the exons ATGAAGCATCCCATTCTTTTTCTTGGTCTTCTAATAGTTGCATACTTTAGT GATTCTCAAGCTGAAAATGCTTTCTCCCACTATTGGGAAGAGCATATTGGCCTTCCAAAACCTCCAGATTGGCTTATTGCAAAGACTTCTCCACTAAGCCTCGATCAGCTAACAGTGTTCATGAAACTTatggagaaaaatgaattgGCTTTCCACCTGCATTCATTCTGTAAGCAGGCTAATGTTGCTTGTTCTACAAATGCACTTGTGAAGAAGATGACGTATAGCACAACTTTTCCATCAATAGTCTCATTGAATGATCTCAAACGGACATATGAAGGCCTCCCAAAGGAAACACCCTTGTCAATTGCCAGCCAAGGGGGATTACTATTTTTTCGGGAGTCAGTGGTGAAAGAGGGAAATTTTATGCTTATCCCTGATCTAAGGGATCCAGTGTCATATAATTCGTTCTTGCCACGCTCTTTGGcatcaaaaatcccattttccttttCCCGGATCGTTGAATTGAAGAAGCTTTTTGGTGTGGTGGATGATTCAAACATGGATGAGTATATTCAAGACACCCTAAAGATATGTGAGAAAAGTTGTATTCAAGGTGAGCAGTGTACCTGTGCAACTTCTGCTGAGGACCTcattgattttgttgttgagAAATTAGGGCACCATGTAGGCATATGGAGTACTGAGAATGTGGAAGGGTCTtatgagaatgtcacaattggaGCTATGAATCTAATATATGGAAACCTCTCTGAACCACCAGTCTTATGTCATAGTCAGCCATTCCCATTTCAAGTGTATTTTTGCCACATTTTACAAAAAGTGGAAGTATATGCAGTTGATATACATGCTAGGAAGAAGGTGAATCATGCAATCATGGCATGCCACTATGACACATCAACTTGGAATCCAAACCATCTTGCTTTTAAGCTGTTGGGTTTTGGCCCAGGCCTAATTGAAGTCTGTCATTGGATAAACAAGAATGGAGTAGTCTGGACAAAGACCCTGGTTTGA
- the LOC122069766 gene encoding polygalacturonase-1 non-catalytic subunit beta-like isoform X1: protein MKHPILFLGLLIVAYFSVRKMDSQAENAFSHYWEEHIGLPKPPDWLIAKTSPLSLDQLTVFMKLMEKNELAFHLHSFCKQANVACSTNALVKKMTYSTTFPSIVSLNDLKRTYEGLPKETPLSIASQGGLLFFRESVVKEGNFMLIPDLRDPVSYNSFLPRSLASKIPFSFSRIVELKKLFGVVDDSNMDEYIQDTLKICEKSCIQGEQCTCATSAEDLIDFVVEKLGHHVGIWSTENVEGSYENVTIGAMNLIYGNLSEPPVLCHSQPFPFQVYFCHILQKVEVYAVDIHARKKVNHAIMACHYDTSTWNPNHLAFKLLGFGPGLIEVCHWINKNGVVWTKTLV from the exons ATGAAGCATCCCATTCTTTTTCTTGGTCTTCTAATAGTTGCATACTTTAGTGTAAGAAAGATG GATTCTCAAGCTGAAAATGCTTTCTCCCACTATTGGGAAGAGCATATTGGCCTTCCAAAACCTCCAGATTGGCTTATTGCAAAGACTTCTCCACTAAGCCTCGATCAGCTAACAGTGTTCATGAAACTTatggagaaaaatgaattgGCTTTCCACCTGCATTCATTCTGTAAGCAGGCTAATGTTGCTTGTTCTACAAATGCACTTGTGAAGAAGATGACGTATAGCACAACTTTTCCATCAATAGTCTCATTGAATGATCTCAAACGGACATATGAAGGCCTCCCAAAGGAAACACCCTTGTCAATTGCCAGCCAAGGGGGATTACTATTTTTTCGGGAGTCAGTGGTGAAAGAGGGAAATTTTATGCTTATCCCTGATCTAAGGGATCCAGTGTCATATAATTCGTTCTTGCCACGCTCTTTGGcatcaaaaatcccattttccttttCCCGGATCGTTGAATTGAAGAAGCTTTTTGGTGTGGTGGATGATTCAAACATGGATGAGTATATTCAAGACACCCTAAAGATATGTGAGAAAAGTTGTATTCAAGGTGAGCAGTGTACCTGTGCAACTTCTGCTGAGGACCTcattgattttgttgttgagAAATTAGGGCACCATGTAGGCATATGGAGTACTGAGAATGTGGAAGGGTCTtatgagaatgtcacaattggaGCTATGAATCTAATATATGGAAACCTCTCTGAACCACCAGTCTTATGTCATAGTCAGCCATTCCCATTTCAAGTGTATTTTTGCCACATTTTACAAAAAGTGGAAGTATATGCAGTTGATATACATGCTAGGAAGAAGGTGAATCATGCAATCATGGCATGCCACTATGACACATCAACTTGGAATCCAAACCATCTTGCTTTTAAGCTGTTGGGTTTTGGCCCAGGCCTAATTGAAGTCTGTCATTGGATAAACAAGAATGGAGTAGTCTGGACAAAGACCCTGGTTTGA